A single window of Mustela erminea isolate mMusErm1 chromosome 4, mMusErm1.Pri, whole genome shotgun sequence DNA harbors:
- the LOC116587605 gene encoding putative olfactory receptor 2B8 has product MEQKNGSSFSGFILLGFSDRPQLELVLFVVLLIFYLFTLLGNTTIIALSYLDPHLHTPMYFFLSNLSFLDLCYTTSTVPQLLVHLRTADKFISFGGCVVQLFVALGLGCTECLLLGVMAFDRYAAICKPLQYTVIMHPRLCALMASASWFFGFANSSLQTMLIFIVPLCGRNKIDHFFCEIPPLLKLACVDTTVYESEMFFASVIILLIPVALIIFSYGQIVRAVLRIKSSAGQRKAFGTCGSHITVVSLFYGTAIYAYLQPSNNYSQDQGKFISLFYTIVTPMVNPVIYTLRNKDVTGAMKKVFCRGQDSR; this is encoded by the coding sequence ATGGAACAGAAGAATGGCAGTTCTTTCTCGGGGTTTATCCTGCTGGGGTTCTCTGACCGGCCTCAACTGGAGCTAGTCCTCTTTGTGGTTCTCCTGATCTTCTATCTGTTCACTCTGCTGGGAAACACCACCATCATTGCCTTGTCCTACCTCGACCCACATCTACATActcccatgtactttttcctctcCAACCTAAGCTTTCTGGACCTGTGTTACACGACCAGCACTGTCCCGCAGCTCCTGGTTCATCTCAGGACGGCAGACAAGTTTATCTCGTTTGGTGGCTGTGTAGTTCAGCTGTTTGTTGCTCTAGGGCTGGGATGCACGGAATGCCTTCTGTTAGGGGTCATGGCGTTTGACCGCTatgcagccatctgcaagcccctGCAGTACACTGTGATCATGCACCCCCGTCTCTGTGCCCTCATGGCTTCTGCATCATGGTTCTTTGGTTTTGCCAACTCCTCATTGCAAACAATGCTCATCTTCATTGTACCACTTTgtgggagaaataaaatagacCATTTCTTTTGTGAGATCCCACCACTGCTCAAGCTTGCGTGTGTTGACACCACTGTGTATGAGTCAGAGATGTTCTTCGCCAGTGTGATCATTCTCCTCATACCTGTGGCATTAATCATCTTCTCCTATGGTCAGATCGTCAGGGCGGTCTTAAGAATAAAGTCATCTGCAGGGCAGAGGAAAGCGTTTGGCACATGTGGGTCCCACATCACAGTGGTCTCCCTGTTCTATGGCACGGCCATCTATGCTTACCTCCAGCCCAGCAACAACTACTCCCAGGATCAGGGCAAGTTCATTTCTCTGTTCTACACCATCGTCACGCCCATGGTCAACCCCGTCATATATACACTGAGGAACAAGGATGTGACGGGGGCAATGAAGAAGGTGTTTTGCAGGGGCCAGGACTCCAGATGA